Proteins found in one Lycium ferocissimum isolate CSIRO_LF1 chromosome 6, AGI_CSIRO_Lferr_CH_V1, whole genome shotgun sequence genomic segment:
- the LOC132060115 gene encoding uncharacterized protein LOC132060115 yields the protein MAPKKRCSSLSSNPIPIGNCEVVVESGKFASELNENSLNITLSKNSKIKISVVDDGNCSKEAKSPINIGYEENGNYCFVLINPKDDDGKTKSLLQEVLKFYSKELPAMNYAANTGKESQFLERCVSNGKYCTLVLKTKDDIDPGQVIAAITYQIVPADMQFAEVPLAAVKSVYQLKGIGHLIYLELRKRLQHVGVRTVLCWGDKESEGFWLKQGFSVIGQVDTKGRARRLPIKADIRKALCFPGGSDLMISHFNKDNLHNSAVYINLKFPLKPLEEDCQSPVLQEQKDTLSEGNDHSQHRNQATRSTTSNYYDCQDLQPGDGAVGSSKHGHMAFKESESQAFLKRCSCSASGSKKRTWETSCTSVKSKKIKGGHQTDCGLHANDTSLESVIGNSPSAVSKSKCQVDITANNILTSHFLGKNAEEATAVNLTNEGHCSQGISSRGTNFRIMLMNIADDSKKANLTKIISDLGGDVTSDGSLSTHVVTGKVRKTLNFCSALCSGAWILSPSWLKESFRIGKFIDEMPFILRDEDYELKYRTELKGAVIRAKTYPQALLKGYDICLAAHVHPPVGTLSAIVKSAGGNVICGLDQVKDESKTIFIACEEDMDEALSAVKKGIWTFSSDWFMNCVMKQELDLGAPQFAESL from the exons atGGCACCGAAAAAACGATGTTCTAGCTTATCTTCTAATCCCATTCCAATTG gAAATTGTGAGGTTGTTGTGGAATCTGGGAAGTTTGCCTCAGAATTAAATGAAAATAGTCTCAATATCACTTTGTCAAAGAATTCCAAAATCAAAATCTCTG TTGTGGATGATGGGAATTGTTCAAAGGAAGCCAAAAGCCCTATAAATATTGGGTATGAGGAAAATG GAAATTACTGTTTCGTGCTCATTAATCCCAAAGATGATGATGGAAAAACCAAGTCTCTACTACAG GAAGTATTGAAATTTTATTCAAAAGAACTTCCAGCCATGAACTATGCTGCAAACACAGGAAAAGAATCACAATTCCTTGAAAGATGTGTATCAAATGG GAAGTACTGCACGCTAGTTCTGAAAACCAAGGATGACATAGACCCTGGGCAG GTCATTGCTGCAATCACTTATCAAATAGTCCCAGCTGACATGCAATTTGCTGAGGTTCCTCTTGCGGCTGTTAAATCGGTGTACCAACTCAAG GGGATTGGTCACTTGATCTATTTGGAGCTGAGGAAAAGATTGCAACATGTCGGTGTTCGAACAGTACTTTGCTGGGGAGATAAGGAGTCTGAAGGATTTTGGCTTAAGCAG GGCTTTTCAGTTATTGGTCAAGTCGACACAAAAGGCCGAGCTCGCAGGCTCCCTATTAAGGCTGATATTCGGAAAGCATTGTGTTTCCCTGGTGGTTCAGATCTCATGATTTCTCATTTCAATAAGGATAACTTACACAATTCTGCAGTATATATAAATCTGAAGTTCCCCTTAAAGCCTTTAGAAGAGGATTGCCAATCTCCAGTTCTCCAAGAGCAAAAGGATACTCTGTCTGAGGGAAATGACCATTCCCAGCACAGAAATCAGGCAACTAGAAGCACGACATCTAACTACTATG ATTGCCAAGACCTTCAACCTGGAGATGGTGCTGTTGGGAGCAGCAAGCACGGGCATATGGCTTTCAAGGAAAGCGAAAGCCAAGCTTTTCTGAAGAGATGTTCCTGTTCAGCATCAGGATCAAAGAAGAGGACTTGGGAAACCTCATGCACTTCTGttaaatccaaaaaaataaagggaggTCATCAAACTGACTGCGGCTTGCATGCTAATGACACTAGTTTAGAAAGTGTTATTGGGAATAGTCCTTCTGCAGTTTCTAAGAGCAAATGTCAGGTAGATATTACTGCTAACAACATTTTGACAAGCCACTTTCTGGGAAAGAATGCTGAAGAAGCTACAGCAGTTAATTTGACAAATGAAGGTCACTGTAGTCAAGGCATTTCTTCAAGAGGGACAAACTTCAGAATTATGCTGATGAACATTGCTGATGATAGTAAAAAGGCAAATTTGACCAAG ATAATCAGCGACCTTGGTGGAGATGTTACTTCTGATGGAAGTTTAAGCACACACGTAGTCACTGGCAAAGTGAGGAAAACCTTGAATTTTTGCTCTGCTCTCTGCTCAGG AGCTTGGATACTGTCACCAAGTTGGTTGAAAGAAAGCTTCCGGATTGGCAAATTTATAG ATGAAATGCCATTTATTTTGAGGGATGAAGACTATGAACTGAAGTACAGAACTGAGCTAAAAGGGGCAGTTATTAGAGCAAAAACATATCCCCAAGCTCTACTCAAGGGTTATGACATATGTCTTGCAGCTCATGTTCATCCTCCAGTTGGTACCTTATCAGCCATTGTGAAATCTGCAGGAGGAAAT GTTATATGTGGACTCGATCAGGTGAAAGATGAATCTAAAACTATATTCATTGCATGTGAAGAAGACATGGATGAAGCATTGTCAGCAGTAAAGAAGGGAATATGGACTTTCAGCAGTGACTGGTTTATGAACTGTGTCATGAAACAAGAGCTTGACTTAGGAGCTCCTCAATTTGCAGAGTCCCTCTAA